A window of Cohnella herbarum contains these coding sequences:
- a CDS encoding polysaccharide pyruvyl transferase family protein produces the protein MPNVSNVHPMDVLKNKLREILNVVPQGSNIYYLDYPVHSNGGDLLIMKGTEAFFKDNHIRVRARYSVLDFPETLMIPKDHIIVLHGGGNFGDLYPVHQKLREKIVTSYPQHRIVILPQTIYYKYEVEFDRTALVFNRHNDVHLFVRDPLSYEMSAMKFHKCSVYLSPDMAHQLWPIRPKSSPGKDLLCFFRTDIEKTSEQEQLEKSGRGDYLDWTSLYNRVEKKSIYMIVRMMRKGGGALPLQAIWGKYTDYLVDKAVKRFSGYRNVQTSRLHGHILSCLMDKPNTLLDNSYGKNSNYYKTWTSGIQSARLEVTP, from the coding sequence ATGCCAAACGTATCTAACGTTCACCCCATGGACGTATTAAAAAATAAGCTTCGCGAAATTTTGAACGTTGTTCCGCAAGGTTCCAATATTTATTACCTCGATTATCCCGTTCATAGCAACGGCGGGGATTTGCTGATCATGAAAGGCACCGAGGCTTTCTTCAAAGACAATCATATTCGAGTTCGCGCTCGTTATAGCGTTCTTGATTTTCCCGAGACGCTAATGATTCCTAAAGATCACATTATCGTGCTGCATGGGGGTGGGAATTTCGGCGATCTTTATCCGGTTCATCAAAAGCTGCGCGAGAAAATCGTTACGAGCTACCCGCAGCATCGCATCGTCATTTTGCCTCAGACGATCTATTACAAGTATGAAGTGGAATTTGATCGAACGGCTCTCGTTTTTAACAGGCACAATGATGTTCACCTCTTTGTCCGTGACCCTTTGTCTTATGAGATGTCAGCCATGAAATTCCATAAATGCTCCGTTTATTTATCGCCGGATATGGCTCATCAGCTGTGGCCGATCCGGCCAAAAAGCAGTCCAGGTAAAGACCTGTTATGCTTTTTCCGAACGGACATCGAGAAAACGAGCGAACAGGAGCAACTGGAAAAATCCGGACGGGGCGATTATTTGGATTGGACTTCCCTGTACAACCGAGTAGAGAAGAAGTCGATCTACATGATTGTCAGAATGATGAGAAAAGGCGGCGGGGCGCTGCCATTGCAGGCGATCTGGGGAAAGTATACCGATTACTTGGTGGACAAAGCCGTCAAACGTTTCAGCGGATACCGGAACGTGCAAACCTCCAGGTTGCACGGCCATATCTTGTCTTGCTTGATGGACAAGCCCAACACGCTGCTCGACAACTCGTACGGCAAAAATTCCAATTACTACAAAACTTGGACCAGCGGAATTCAATCCGCTCGATTGGAGGTAACGCCATGA